A window of Geothrix edaphica genomic DNA:
CTGAGGAATCATGTCCACTCACCACCCCGAACGCCGACTCGCTGTGCGATCCAGTCGTCCCGATCCCGTGCGGTGGCTCACCGTGATGGTCGTCTTCAGCCACCGGACCATCCGCTGGTCCCTGACCCGCCGGACGATGCTCTGGATGATCGGTCTCGTGGCCGGCTTCTCGGCCCTGGCCATGATCGGGTCGGGCTACGGGTTCTGGGCCACCAAGAAGATCATGAGCTTCGGCCGGCTCCAGAAGGAGACTCAGGAGCAGCAGGAACAGCTCCGCTCCTCCCTGGACCAGGCCCAGGCCCTGGAGGCCGAGGTCGCCACCCTCCGCCAGCAGCACACGGAACTGCTGAAACTGCTGGATCCCAAGGCTCCCGCCGTGGCACCGCTGCCTGCGCCCTCTGGCCAGCCAGCCCCCGCACCCACCCCGACGCCCCCCGGCGTCCAGGAGCGCCTGTCCCGCCTCAGGCAGGACCTGGACTATACGGCCAAGCAGGCGGCCGTGGTCCGGGCCCGCATGGAACCCGTGCTCCGGGCCTGGGCCCACACCCCCTCCATTCCGCCCACGGCCGGCTACCTCAGCTCGGGGTTCGGCGTACGGGTCAACCCCTTCTCCCGCTCCAACGAGGCTGGAGACGGACTGCTGGGCTATCACACCGGCATCGACATCAGCAATGCCATCGATACGCCGATCCAGGCCACTGCCGATGGCGAAGTGGAAGAGGCCGGCTGGATGGACCGCTACGGCTGGGGCGTCCGGATCCGCCACAACGGTGAGCAGGAGACCCTGTACGCCCACATGAACCATGTGAACGTCAAGACCGGGCAGAAGGTGTCCAGGGGGGATATCCTGGGGACCATGGGGCGCTCGGGGAACGCCACCGGCGTCCATCTCCATTACGAAGTGCGGCTGAACGGAAAACCCACGAACCCCCAGCCCTACCTCCGTCTCCAGCGCCAGTGGGTCCGGGCGCTGGGCAAGAAGTCCTGACACGTGAAGGAGTGATCCATGGCTGTCTTCCGCAACAGCAAGTCCAAGCCTGAATCCGCGCCCGCCATCCACTCCCTGCTGGGCAAGGATGTGGTGCTCACTGGCGAGATCCACACCGGCTCCCAGAGCCTCCGCATCGAAGGCACCATTGAGGGCACCATCCACTCCACGGGGGAGATCTCCATCGCCCCCGGAGGCCAGGTGAAGGGCACCATCTTCGCCAAGCACCTCGTGGTGACCGGCCGGGCCGAGGGGACCATGAAGATCACCGAGTGCCTCGAGATCCACGGCACCGGCTATGTGGAAGGGGATGTGGAGGTCGGCTCCCTGGTCGTGGATGAGGGCGGCACCCTGCAGGGCGTCTGCGTCCGCCGGGACCAGACCCGCAACCTGGACGCCAGCGGCACCGCCAAGGGCGGCACCCTCGCCTTCTCCCCCGCCGGTCCGAAGGCCCTGGATACGCTCGACTCCAAGCTCTGATCAGCGGCCCGCCGTCAGCGGAAGAGGGGCCCCGGGTCCGATTTCACTCCCAGGTAGGCGTAGGCCGCGTCGGTGGCCTTCCGGCCCTGCGGCGTGCGGTCCAGGAAGCCCACCTGCATGAGGTAGGGCTCCACCAGGTCCTCCAGCGCGCCTTCGTCCTCGCCCAGGGCCGCGGCAAGGGTCCGCAGGCCCACGGGCCCGCCCCGGTGCTTGTGGCAGAGGGCCTGGAGGTAGTCCCGGTCCAGGCCATCCAGACCCAGGTCGTCAACCTCGTGGAGGCGCAGGCAGGCCTCTGCGGATTCCATGGTGATGGTGCCGTCCCCCTTCACTTCCGCGTAGTCCCGGCAGCGCCGCAGCAGGCGGTTGCAGATGCGCGGCGTCCCCCGGCTGCGGCGGGCGATGGCCTCGGCCCCTTCCGGCGCCAGGTGGATGCCCAGCAGGTCCGCCGAGCGCCGGGCGATGATGGCCAGGTCCGCCCGGGTGTAGAACTCCAGACGGTGGACGAGGCCGAAGCGGTCGTGCAGGGGCTTCGAGATGAGGCCGGCCCGGGTGGTGGCCCCCACCAGGGTGAAGGGCCGGAGGTCCACCTTCAAGGTCTGGGCGCTGGGTCCCTGGCCGATGAGGATGTCGAGCTTCCGATCTTCCATGGCCGAATAGAGCATCTCCTCGATGGGCGCGGACAGACGATGGATCTCGTCGATGAAGAGGAACTCCCCGGCCTCCAGGTTGGTGAGGATGGCCGCCAGGTCCCCCTTCTTCTCCAGGGCCGGGGCCTGGATCACCTTGCAGGGCGCGCCCATCTCGTTGGCCAGCACATGGGCCAGGGTGGTCTTGCCCAGGCCCGGAGGCCCGAACAGCAGGACGTGGTCCAGCACATCGCCCCGCTTCGTGGCCGCCTTCAGCGCGATCTCGATCCGGGCCTTCACCTTGGCCTGGCCGATATATTCCTGGAGCCGCTGCGGCCTCAGGGAATATTCAACAGGATCCTCCAGGTTCGCGGAGGGGTCGAGGTCGGGGTGCCGGTGCATGACCCCTATTCCCTCACGGGACTTCCACTTGTGTCCAGCCGGTGGCCGGATAATCTTGGGATCGCAGACCAGTGCCAGTTTTTCCCCTTTCCCCTGACGACCGCCCGGGAGATGCCGTGGCCCAGCGCTACCAACTCCTGATCCGAGACCGCCACGGCTTCGAGCGGACCATCCCGCTCGCCCGCTCGGTCACCGTGGGCCGGCAGAGCCTCTGCGATGTGGTGCTGTCGGACAACATGATCAGCCGCAACCACCTGCGGCTGGAGCTGCAGGACGACACCTGGTGGGCCGAGGACCTCAAGACCACCCATGGCAGCTTCTGCAACGACAAGCCCCTGGGGCGTATGGCCTGGGAGCCCGGAACCCCCCTGCTCCTGGCCGACGGCGCCTACACCCTGACCCTGGTCCGCACGGACCACAGCAGCTCCGAGATCCACCTCCAGGCCATTCTGGACGCGGCCCAGCTCCTGGCCCAGGAAGTGGACCTGGAGGACATGCTCGAGCAGTCCCTGGACCGCCTGCTCAGCATCTCGGGAACGGACCGGGGCTTCCTCATGCTCCTTGAGGACGGCGAGCTGGCCAGCCGCGTCCAGCGCAACCTGGGGCAGGAGCTGGAGGGCG
This region includes:
- a CDS encoding M23 family metallopeptidase — its product is MSTHHPERRLAVRSSRPDPVRWLTVMVVFSHRTIRWSLTRRTMLWMIGLVAGFSALAMIGSGYGFWATKKIMSFGRLQKETQEQQEQLRSSLDQAQALEAEVATLRQQHTELLKLLDPKAPAVAPLPAPSGQPAPAPTPTPPGVQERLSRLRQDLDYTAKQAAVVRARMEPVLRAWAHTPSIPPTAGYLSSGFGVRVNPFSRSNEAGDGLLGYHTGIDISNAIDTPIQATADGEVEEAGWMDRYGWGVRIRHNGEQETLYAHMNHVNVKTGQKVSRGDILGTMGRSGNATGVHLHYEVRLNGKPTNPQPYLRLQRQWVRALGKKS
- a CDS encoding bactofilin family protein, yielding MAVFRNSKSKPESAPAIHSLLGKDVVLTGEIHTGSQSLRIEGTIEGTIHSTGEISIAPGGQVKGTIFAKHLVVTGRAEGTMKITECLEIHGTGYVEGDVEVGSLVVDEGGTLQGVCVRRDQTRNLDASGTAKGGTLAFSPAGPKALDTLDSKL
- the ruvB gene encoding Holliday junction branch migration DNA helicase RuvB; its protein translation is MHRHPDLDPSANLEDPVEYSLRPQRLQEYIGQAKVKARIEIALKAATKRGDVLDHVLLFGPPGLGKTTLAHVLANEMGAPCKVIQAPALEKKGDLAAILTNLEAGEFLFIDEIHRLSAPIEEMLYSAMEDRKLDILIGQGPSAQTLKVDLRPFTLVGATTRAGLISKPLHDRFGLVHRLEFYTRADLAIIARRSADLLGIHLAPEGAEAIARRSRGTPRICNRLLRRCRDYAEVKGDGTITMESAEACLRLHEVDDLGLDGLDRDYLQALCHKHRGGPVGLRTLAAALGEDEGALEDLVEPYLMQVGFLDRTPQGRKATDAAYAYLGVKSDPGPLFR